AAACGAAGCTGCTATTGCAAGactgaaaacaagaaaattttCGGACTGACCTGTACCAAAAGGCATAAAAGCATTTGCTCTGATATATTGACCGTCGCTGTTTAGAAATCTATCGGGTTTGAATTCTCCAGGTTTGGACCAATGATCTGCCTCGTGATGGACtgaccaaatattgaagaaCACCAATGAACCTTTGGGGATGGCATAACCACGAAAGGTAACGTCATCACTTGTAGAATGTGGAAGACCCAGAGGTGCAGTCGGACTGAGACGTAAGACTTCGGAAATGGCAGCTTCAGTTAGAGGAAGTTTTGATCTGTCATCCAGGGAAGGGGATTTGTTCTTGCCAATTACAGCGTCCATTTCTTTCTGCAGCTGTGTGGAAAAATAGTTGCAGAATTCGTAAAAGCGTGACTTAATGAGTACAATTCGAATATAAGAAGGCAGTAGTAGAGTAgagatatattttgataaaaccGTAAAGTACCACCATTGAATCGTCAAGTTCAGTACCACCTGTTGTCCTTCGACATATTTTTCATCGATACCCTTTCACCAGAGATTCAATATTGTATTCTCCCTAAAAATAGTTTTGGATGGCTCTGGAAATATGTGCTTCGATACGATAACACCGACGCATCTCCGTTAAGGTTGAACGTAGATGTATCGCAGTTCCTTGATCATTTCCCAGAGCTACTATCAAGTGGCAGGGGCAAAGGTCAACTGAAAAAGTAATACACTTGGTTCGCCTACGAGTAACCAATTAATACAACGTCCAGTATTTCTCCAGATACGGGTTTAGCCTTCGCTGGAATTCACTAAACCAATCTCGGAGCATGGTTACATATTTTTCGTGTTTGAGGGAAAAAACGCGCTCTATAAGCTAATAATAAGTTCAGGAGACGTAGGTAACTGTACTCAGCGATGATACGATATTACACttgaattataaaaaaatggataaaatagaaacataaaatataaaatgaaatgaaatatgtcaattactgtatatatgtataagcTTAATGCTACGTACCGTGGTTTGTAGATCAACATGTGTGACTAAGTAGAGAATAATCCACATCATAGTCTGTGACGTTGTATCTGATCCTCCCagcaacaaatcaaatatatcACACACCAAGAAATCATCTGTCATCACCACACTCTGCTTCTCTGACTCCCCTTGCTTCATTTCCAATAAATGTAAATCAATAATATCCCTAGGATCGTTCGGGTCAAAGGTTAACTggtgtctgtctctctccttTCGGATAAAGTCTTCAAGAAGATGCTTAGTTTGCAGGCTATCTTCGTCCGGATCTATATCGTTTTCGTTTTTGAAGTATGCTATCACTTTCCGAAGGAATGCTGGGGTACGAAACCCCGATGGTGGACGGGAGAAAAATCTAGTTATACATTGCAGCATGTGACAGAATTGTTTGTCCGCATAGTCGAACCGTTTTCCAGTGCAAAATTGAAAGAGAATGTTTGCGACAGCAGCGTGCATGACAGGCCTCATGTCGAATGGTTTCCCATTATTTTCTTTGATGGCGTGTACTAGGTGGCGGGACTCCACATTTATTGTGTTTTCTAGACTTCGTTTGCCAGCACCGAAGAAATATCGTAGCGCCCCCATTGTAAAACGACGACGAAGTTTCCATATTTCACCATATTTACACCAAGCAACCCCTGGAAGGtgataaataaaacacatttgtCTAAATAGGAaatggggagagagagagagagagagagagagagagagagagagagagagagagagagagagagagagagagagagagagagagagagagagagagagagacagagagagagagggggggggggggtgtgagagagggagagagagaaaatgtgatttttccAACATGTAGTTTCCACAACTCAAATTCTACTGGATTTAAAACTGCtttgaaaaaatgtatttagCAAATAATAATTTCACTTATCTGAATGAAATTTTTCTGAAAGCTAAAGTTTGTAATTGATTCACAATATTAActagtaataattgtaatatcaaCCTACCTCCCGAGTAAAGTGCTGAATTATCAATGGATGGTCTCTCAGCGAAGGCTTCAGCATGGCCAACCAATGCATCTTTCACTGCCTCGTTACCATTAATAACGAACACATTTTTCCTACCAACTTTGATACAAAATACTGGACCAAAGTGATCAGCCAAATCGGCAAACATTTCATGTATTCTGCCTTTGTGTTTTCGGTAACATTTCATCAGGTGCCAAAACGACGGACCTGGAGGTAAGTTAGTTTTGTGAAACCAGCGAAAATACCACTGTAGTGAAACTAGTAGTAACACAGCGATGATTAAAATAGACTTGATGCTTAATGAAAGCAGCCACATGGTGCCTGTAAGATTATAGCAAATGAAACGAGAATGATAAATTATTCTGTATTTTGATGATACATTTATAGGGTATTTGAACGCAATACACCGTCAAATACTATTATTAAGTATAATGTCTTTCAAACAAGATACAATATGTGCATAGACAGTGATGAAGcgaaatcaataaaataaacaaaaacaatcaaacaaaaacaaataaatacataaaataatataaaatgaatgaatgaatgaataagtgaatgaatgaatgaatgaatgaatgaataaacaaaaacatacatacatacatacatacatacatacatacatacatacatacatacatacatacatacatgcatacatacatacatgcatacatacatacatacatacacacacacacacacacacacacacacacatacatacatgcggaATAGGCTAAACCACGTCATACGTTCTATCATAGGCGTAGGAGGAACAGTATTTCAGAATCTGCagttttctttatatttgtcgatttttacttgtttttaagatttttatttctttttaagaTGATAAAGACGACAATATAAATGACTGCTGTATTTCCACTACTTTAGATCTTTTCTTTATAGTACCgtgagaaaaaagaagaagtaaaaatcgaaaaaaaacatatatatataatgcagtCTCTGCGTTTTGCAGAATGGTCACCATTGGTTTGGATCAGCCATAGAAAATCTTTGATACTACAGGGCAGTGAACCATGACTTCTCGACCTCGTCTAGATTTGCCCCGGATATTTACCCACCTTAGAATATCGCGCAAGGTTCATTCTGTAAGTAAATCTTACTTTTGTTCTTATTATTGAACAACTACATATGCACCATAGTACTCTCTGTTGTGAAGGAGTTGAGATCTTGAAATTACGTTGTTATTTGAATAGCTGAAGGTGAccatatgtatacagtacagtgTGGCACCTTGTACAATGTAAGTGCACTTTTTAGTGTGGAATTTTCACTACATCGTGGGTGACACCTTCTTTTGAACATGTTCGATCTCAAAAAACCCTAAATCACATGAAAGCATCGTGAATCAGTGGTTTATAAATTCAAGGTATTAGAGAACTAGCTACGCCTCAGAGGTTTTGTTTCAATTCGTTGTGTTTATAGAATCTCTACTGCCCATGTGCGCTTCTCTAAATGTACGCAAACCGTCATAAAATGTTAACACAAATCTGGGTCAGAACGACACTAAGAGGCCAATGTTATAAACGTTTGTGTGCACCATTTGTAAGTGTTCAAATAGTGAATGTGATAGTTATTCACTCCCTGGTCACATAACAAGCAcagacaccccctcccccaacacacacactgacacttGCATATACACTATATTTATAAAAGCAGCAAATGTCAGACGGCAATTTACTGTATGTCAGACAGCAATAATTTACTGTCTGACATGTAGCATAAACGAGGTGCCATAACCCAAGCCAGGAGAACACCAAACAACAATAACAtcttgcaaaataaaaaaaaacgccTTCAGGGTCTATCGGGTTTATCTAATCAGCCTGTTTTGTTCGAATGTCTAGCTACCCCAGCTGTCTAGAGTAAAGTAAAATGATTGAGAACAGTATAGGTCGACATGGAAACCATACAAATGGTCGATACTTCGAAGTGAAAACAATAAACTTTACTTTACAACCTGTGCAaacaaaattcacttttttCATACTTATTACAAAATAGATGTTTGAAAGATCACTGTGccggaagttaaaaaaaaataaggttGTAGAAATTTCACGAACACTTACCGAACTGTCGAAAGTAAAACAGTTCCAAGTTTCTGTTTTGTAAGGGCAACTATTAACTAAGGGCAACTATATCAATGCCGTGAAGGTGGGCAATGTCAGTAATCACCCGGTAGAGTCATACAGTTCATTGCGCATACACAAAGGGTGGTTTGCAAGATTAGAAATCAGCCAATGAAAACGTCATGTCAACAAGTTATTACTCGTACGAATAGAATTCAAGAGATCTTTCCATTCTCACTCTCAGCTCAGACCCACTATTGTGGTCTGATAGTTTAAGTTTGCACTAGCTGCATCTGTGCCATTTTCTTGTCGTCAGCAACCTATAGATATATTCTGTTGTACGTGTTCACCTACTTACAAAAGACAATATCTCTATTAGTGGTCGATTTTATCCGTCAGTAGTGCACAGGGCTTCGACACTGGTCGATAAATTTGTttagtattttgtttattttagtttttggGCAATGGAATTTTGGAAAGCAAAGTAGGGAACTTTGCATCTTTTGAAACACTAGCTCTCAGCTTTGTTTATACAAGGATTCAGGTGATTTAGGAGCGTTTATGtttatttcccagaatgcctcacccGAGTACTGTACAGCAGGTCTCTGCTAGGCCGATAAACTAATtgttaaattcaattttttaaagaGAGGTTGCGGATGAAGGGTTTGTGTGAACAACTTTTGAAATGGAGCcaagataaaatcaacctcGCCTTTGTTCTTCTTAAAGACGCACACAGCAGTAAAACAGAGATAGAaataactatatatttacaaatatttcatttcgaAAGCTTCCAGAATCTAACGTACAAGGTTTGAGGGTCAAACGAGGCTGAAGGGAGTCCAATTTGATGAGATGCATATACCATTTACTTTAACGTGTGTTACCTTTACTATATGCCACAAGAGAAACAATTCTTCTTAGAAGACACAGctctcaaatactttacttctatgtaaCTGAATGCAATGgggacatgatttaaaagaaattggtggcaacaaataaatactacaaagtgtctgtgataatgcaGGAAACTGCTGAATTTCGATAGTGATTAATTGAACCTGGAGATCCATGTgaaggccaaaggtcaatgtctcaaaagaaagtatAAACCTGgttaatatgggggtagacacgcGAATGTAGTCTGGTTATGTGGTACGTCATGATTGTTGACTacaaatatgactgccattgagtaaaatgttatattagcaccaaaaataatgaatttgtatatttatctgCTTCTGTATTCTCTATATACATGATCTAAAAGGTGttagccacacataattgctGCAACGTGTCTacaatatgtaagtaatagctTAATTTGGATGGTTCGTGAAATGCTATTTATCGTCATGGGATTGACTTGCAACCATTCTTcaagttgttgttttattttcatttacctCCCGTAACAGTAATGAAACTTgttacacatcttccatatggtattgaaaagaactgattagattttggtaaacatccaatgaacattaattagtcatgTGCATATATAGTACTGTTCTTATGTACAAtatgatgtgaaacaacatcatACATCACACTTTTTCCAAATGAGGTATATACCATTTAAATtcaattatttaatatttacttcAAACTTTTCTGggttatagatacatgtacattgacaatGGTCACAATAAGGAATCTATTTACAGCTCGTTTCACCTACGGGAACCTCAAAAATGCAATCAAAAAGAAGACAGTGGCATCTCAGTGTGATCTAGATCAAAAATCA
This region of Glandiceps talaboti chromosome 4, keGlaTala1.1, whole genome shotgun sequence genomic DNA includes:
- the LOC144434203 gene encoding cytochrome P450 2U1-like encodes the protein MKCYRKHKGRIHEMFADLADHFGPVFCIKVGRKNVFVINGNEAVKDALVGHAEAFAERPSIDNSALYSGGVAWCKYGEIWKLRRRFTMGALRYFFGAGKRSLENTINVESRHLVHAIKENNGKPFDMRPVMHAAVANILFQFCTGKRFDYADKQFCHMLQCITRFFSRPPSGFRTPAFLRKVIAYFKNENDIDPDEDSLQTKHLLEDFIRKERDRHQLTFDPNDPRDIIDLHLLEMKQGESEKQSVVMTDDFLVCDIFDLLLGGSDTTSQTMMWIILYLVTHVDLQTTLQKEMDAVIGKNKSPSLDDRSKLPLTEAAISEVLRLSPTAPLGLPHSTSDDVTFRGYAIPKGSLVFFNIWSVHHEADHWSKPGEFKPDRFLNSDGQYIRANAFMPFGTGKRLCLGEQLAKAELFLFVVNLLQRFDLRLPDDQPKPTLEGKVGALWTPQIFQVYASER